A genomic window from Quercus lobata isolate SW786 chromosome 10, ValleyOak3.0 Primary Assembly, whole genome shotgun sequence includes:
- the LOC115964999 gene encoding disease resistance protein At4g27190-like produces the protein MVTPAIRVGKDIIGCLRSKYGHVRNLSENIAKLEQEERYLFSKETDVITMLDRKDQIMERTRECTTWLDEAHEMKGKLRELRNKYQNISRCFCGLCPFHSLLKLGKTVVTKTEEVIALKSRVEQITIMIERAPMSVVPIIRKHPEKIDNVPSLNEHVKTLLKLLNDDNLKRIGIWGLPGVGKTTVMENLNNKVRETQLFDNVFWVTLSKGESVRKIQLVLLEQLKLEVKGIHDRDSDQIADMISEALVNKRYLLLLDEVFLEINLKEVGIHDDHEHGAVVFAYRDRDFCRLIDDHIKIERLSNDDARNLFRKIVGDIIDGPSYKKIADRLLKKCGGMPQVIKLIADSLRNEDDPSVWRQLLSDMQSPGTEPVQEMQELYKAFKLIYDKLPVDEKPCLLYWAFFPPDYEVYQEYLIECWKAEQFIDEARKLGKARDKGHAIIREFEKKSMLERGDGEEIEEQPFEEEWEDVRRVSLIGQKLCNLPNKPACSNISTLLLQKNPSLTKIPESFFEYMCGLRVLDLYDTRIMSLPSSISRLINLRVLYLNNCGELMELPPQLEKLKSLEILDLRCTGILTLPEELAQLTGLKCLRVSFKQNFGCLNHINGKPKDLIPSNVIACLSSLQELSIDVDFKNQSWNQIVDRVAEEVASLKALTRLCFYFPKLSCFETFIENSKSWKRNSMGWEDNGFRSFRILVGNHKAFKHLRFSAGEEDIPFALSKILNKALSFELIGHHCAKNLSVIGTKYLKEVEACTIEECNEIESIIDGTIATGVLFEFLQKLHLINLPNLVSICRGSIDSTSLTKLTTLTLKSCPKLNCLFPGDMIQLLCHLQDLQVEDCFEIKKIIEEGSIVQYESLPRLKNIELHNLPRLFSVCEYNSFEWPSLEIMKIKTCLELKDLPFSVENAPRLRVIECTKNWWNELNDSAKDRLRDLNSFT, from the exons ATGGTGACACCAGCAATACGAGTTGGGAAGGACATAATTGGATGTTTGAGGAGCAAATATGGTCATGTAAGAAATCTCAGTGAAAACATTGCGAAGCTGGAACAAGAAGAAAGATATCTCTTTAGTAAAGAGACAGATGTAATAACAATGTTGGACAGAAAAGACCAAATAATGGAGAGGACACGTGAATGCACAACCTGGCTGGATGAGGCTCACGAAATGAAAGGCAAACTCCGAGAATTGAGGAACAAGTACCAGAATATCAGTAGATGCTTTTGTGGACTCTGTCCATTTCATTCTCTCCTAAAGCTTGGCAAAACTGTAGTGACAAAGACTGAGGAGGTAATTGCTTTAAAGAGTCGAGTAGAGCAAATAACTATAATGATTGAAAGGGCACCAATGTCAGTGGTTCCAATAATAAGGAAGCATCCAGAGAAGATAGATAATGTTCCATCACTTAATGAGCATGTCAAAACACTACTAAAGTTGCTCAACGATGATAATTTGAAGAGAATTGGCATATGGGGACTACCAGGAGTGGGCAAGACAACAGTAATGGAAAACCTGAACAACAAAGTCCGTGAAACTCAACTGTTTGACAATGTCTTTTGGGTAACTCTTTCAAAAGGGGAGAGTGTGAGAAAGATACAACTAGTTCTTTTAGAGCAGTTAAAACTTGAGGTGAAAGGGATCCATGACAGAGACAGTGATCAAATAGCAGACATGATATCCGAAGCCTTGGTTAACAAGAGGTATCTGCTGCTTCTTGATGAGGTTTTCTTAGAGATTAATCTGAAAGAAGTTGGCATTCACGATGACCATGAACATGGAGCAGTAGTATTTGCATACAGAGATAGAGATTTTTGTCGTTTAATAGATGATCATATTAAGATTGAAAGATTATCCAATGATGATGCCAGAAACTTGTTTCGAAAAATAGTAGGAGATATCATTGATGGACCAAGCTACAAGAAAATTGCAGACAGATTACTCAAGAAGTGCGGTGGGATGCCACAAGTGATCAAGTTGATAGCAGATAGCTTGAGAAATGAGGATGACCCATCTGTGTGGCGGCAACTGTTATCTGACATGCAGTCACCAGGCACGGAACCAGTGCAAGAAATGCAAGAACTCTACAAGGCATTTAAACTTATTTATGACAAATTACCTGTGGATGAGAAGCCTTGCCTATTGTATTGGGCATTTTTTCCCCCAGACTATGAAGTTTACCAGGAGTACCTAATTGAGTGCTGGAAAGCtgaacaatttattgatgaagcTAGAAAGCTTGGAAAGGCTCGTGACAAAGGACATGCTATAATAAgggaatttgaaaagaaatctATGTTGGAAAGGG gTGATGGTGAAGAGATAGAAGAACAACCATTCGAGGAAGAATGGGAAGACGTGCGAAGGGTCTCATTGATCGGTCAGAAATTATGTAATCTACCTAATAAACCTGCATGTAGTAATATCTCAACATTACTACTACAAAAAAACCCAAGCTTGACAAAAATTCCAGAATCATTCTTTGAATACATGTGTGGCCTCCGAGTTCTGGATTTGTATGATACAAGGATCATGTCACTGCCATCATCTATTTCCAGATTGATAAATCTAAGGGTTCTATATCTAAACAATTGTGGTGAATTAATGGAGTTGCCTCCTCAGCTAGAGAAACTAAAGAGTCTTGAAATCCTTGATCTACGCTGCACAGGAATTCTCACCTTGCCTGAAGAGCTTGCGCAATTGACTGGTCTGAAGTGTCTGAGAGTTTCATTTAAACAGAATTTCGGTTGTCTCAATCACATCAATGGCAAACCAAAAGATCTGATTCCTTCTAATGTAATTGCATGTCTTTCTTCATTACAAGAGTTGAGCATTGATGTGGACTTCAAAAACCAAAGTTGGAACCAGATTGTAGATAGGGTAGCTGAGGAAGTTGCTAGTTTGAAGGCATTGACAAGACTTTGTTTCTACTTTCCTAAACTCAGCTGCTTTGAAACTTTCATTGAGAACAGCAAATCGTGGAAAAGAAATAGCATGGGGTGGGAAGATAATGGCTTTAGATCATTCAGAATCCTAGTTGGCAATCACAAG GCATTTAAGCATTTAAGATTTTCTGCTGGAGAAGAAGATATTCCATTTGCACTTTCAAAGATACTCAATAAAGCTCTTAGTTTTGAACTCATTGGTCATCATTGTGCTAAGAACTTATCAGTAATTGGCACTAAATACTTGAAAGAGGTGGAAGCTTGTACAATTGAAGAATGCAATGAAATAGAAAGCATCATTGATGGTACCATAGCAACTGGTGTCTTGTTTGAATTCTTGCAAAAGCTACATCTAATCAACCTCCCAAACCTGGTGAGTATTTGCAGAGGCTCAATTGACTCAACAAGCCTCACTAAACTCACAACTTTGACACTGAAAAGCTGTCCAAAGCTAAACTGCCTTTTCCCAGGAGATATGATTCAGTTACTGTGCCACTTGCAAGATTTGCAAGTTGAGGATTGTTTTGAGATTAAAAAGATCATTGAAGAGGGAAGCATAGTTCAGTATGAATCCCTTCCCAGATTGAAGAATATTGAACTCCACAACCTACCAAGATTATTTAGTGTATGCGAGTATAATTCGTTTGAATGGCCCTCTTTGGAGATTATGAAGATCAAGACTTGTCTGGAGCTAAAGGATTTACCATTCAGTGTAGAAAATGCACCCAGATTGAGAGTGATTGAATGCACAAAAAACTGGTGGAATGAACTAAATGACAGTGCGAAGGATCGTCTCAGAGACCTTAACAGCTTCACTTGA